From a single Brassica napus cultivar Da-Ae chromosome C9, Da-Ae, whole genome shotgun sequence genomic region:
- the LOC106375528 gene encoding serine/threonine-protein kinase tricornered, whose amino-acid sequence MENCETDHEEEVVEKMTSSPTSEAVEDEGLVSNSTLEKVAAAKKYIEDHYNKRMRHIQQRKERRLVLEQKIASLDVSEKEQHELLEDLQRKETEYTRLMRNRLCVDDFDLLSIIGRGAFGEVRLCREKKTGNIYAMKKLRKSEMLSRGQVEHVRSERNLLAEVASDCIVKLYYSFQDPEYLYLIMEYLSGGDVMTLLMREETLTETVARFYIAQSVLAIESIHEHNYVHRDIKPDNLLLDKNGHMKLSDFGLCKPLDCRHISAMKVNEPLNDENTNESIECDEHCSIGRRGRRWRSPLEQLQHWQIHRRKLAYSTVGTPDYIAPEVLLKKGYGVECDWWSLGAIMYEMLVGYPPFYSDDPVTTCRKIVGWRTHLVFPEDARLTPEARDLICSLLCDSEHRLGSHGAGAEQIKAHPWFKDVEWENLYEMDAAFKPVVNGELDTQNFMKFDEVDCPKPTRTGSGPSWKVSITPQNINFVGYTYRNFDAVHSRRSLDIKGSISPPRSSTDSTLSDSAIDYAKLSIDPQQ is encoded by the exons atggagaaTTGTGAAACGGATCacgaggaggaggtggtggagaaGATGACGTCATCTCCGACGTCGGAGGCTGTGGAGGATGAAGGGTTGGTTTCAAATTCGACGTTGGAGAAAGTTGCTGCAGCGAAGAAGTATATAGAGGACCATTACAACAAACGCATGAGACACATCCAACAGCGTAAAGAAAG GCGTTTGGTGCTAGAACAAAAGATAGCATCTTTAGATGTATCGGAGAAAGAACAACACGAGTTGCTTGAGGATTTGCAGAGGAAAGAGACAGAGTATACTAGGCTAATGAGGAACAGGCTATGCGTTGATGATTTTGATCTTCTCAGTATTATTGGTAGAGGAGCTTTCGGTGAG GTAAGACTATGCCGTGAGAAGAAGACTGGCAACATCTATGCCATGAAGAAGCTGAGGAAGTCTGAAATGCTTAGTAGGGGGCAA GTTGAACATGTTAGATCCGAGAGGAACTTGCTAGCTGAAGTTGCTAGTGACTGTATTGTGAAGCTTTATTATTCGTTCCAAGATCCAGAATACTTGTACCTCATCATGGAGTATCTGTCCGGTGGTGATGTGATGACTTTGCTTATGAGGGAAGAGACTTTGACTGAGACCGTGGCTCGCTTTTACATTGCACAAAGCGTTTTGGCTATTGAGTCGATACATGAACATAACTATGTTCACAG GGATATAAAACCAGACAACCTTTTGTTGGACAAGAATGGTCATATGAAGCTGTCAGATTTTGGTCTTTGTAAGCCTCTCGACTGTAGACATATATCGGCTATGAAAGTAAATGAACCTTTGAATGATGAGAATACGAATGAATCAATCGAATGTGATGAGCACTGCTCGATAGGACGCCGTGGAAGGCGCTGGAGAAGTCCGTTGGAACAGCTGCAACATTGGCAGATACACAGAAGAAAGCTG GCTTATTCAACTGTTGGTACCCCTGATTACATTGCCCCTGAAGTGTTGCTGAAGAAGGGATACGGTGTAGAATGTGACTG GTGGTCTTTGGGAGCCATTATGTATGAGATGCTCGTCGGTTATCCCCCATTTTACTCTGATGACCCTGTAACAACTTGTAGAAAG ATTGTGGGATGGAGAACTCATTTGGTATTCCCCGAGGATGCAAGGTTGACACCTGAGGCACGAGATCTCATTTGTAGCTTGCTCTGTGATTCTGAGCATAGGCTTGGTTCTCATGGAGCTGGAGCCGAGCAAATCAAA GCTCATCCTTGGTTCAAAGATGTTGAATGGGAAAATCTATACGAGATGGATGCAGCTTTCAAGCCAGTTGTCAATGGAGAACTTGATACCCAGAATTTTATGAAGTTTGATGAG GTGGACTGTCCAAAACCAACAAGAACTGGATCTGGACCGTCATGGAAG GTGAGCATAACCCCTCAAAACATCAACTTTGTGGGATATACATACAGAAACTTTGACGCTGTCCATTCTCGCCGTTCTTTAG ATATCAAAGGAAGCATTTCGCCACCACGTTCATCAACTGACTCCACCCTAA GTGACTCTGCAATCGATTACGCAAAGCTCTCTATAGATCCACAACAGTGA